A window of the Streptomyces albireticuli genome harbors these coding sequences:
- a CDS encoding phage tail protein, which produces MSLVRSLGRATGSLRGFRTGLSGAERAAKDLGQKAGSAGTGVGKVRTGSQQAARELRTLRTNADQAARSVSKVGKEAGTSGGSMGKFQGGLRNASGGMKGLNREMKGNVIGMLLGLLAPLIEKVVAMAAKSRTMQRIMKTAFEVVGRVIDAVMKVVGPLMRATGRIIGTVWNGIRKAIEPVAKWIGEAIPKVFRGVKDALSNTWKGLSGIAQKAFDGIKGAVKGPLNAVIDLINLAIGKLNGIKVSIPGWVPLVGGKTFGVSLPRIPRLAEGGVVMPRSGGVPTIVAEAGEAEAVLPLSKLDRLLARTAAQARATARATAAQGGGDGFRIENYYAARDSDPRRTAAALMFLAKARG; this is translated from the coding sequence ATGTCACTAGTACGGTCCCTCGGGAGGGCCACCGGCTCCCTCCGCGGATTCCGGACGGGCCTCTCCGGCGCCGAGCGCGCCGCCAAGGACCTCGGACAGAAGGCGGGCAGCGCGGGCACGGGAGTCGGAAAGGTCCGCACCGGTTCCCAGCAGGCGGCCCGCGAACTCAGGACGCTCCGGACCAACGCCGATCAGGCGGCCAGGTCCGTTTCCAAGGTCGGCAAGGAAGCCGGCACCAGCGGCGGCTCGATGGGGAAGTTCCAGGGCGGGCTGAGGAATGCCTCCGGGGGCATGAAGGGCCTCAACAGGGAGATGAAGGGCAATGTCATCGGCATGCTCCTCGGCCTCCTCGCGCCGCTGATCGAGAAGGTCGTCGCGATGGCGGCCAAGTCGCGGACCATGCAGCGGATCATGAAGACCGCCTTCGAGGTCGTCGGCAGGGTCATCGACGCCGTGATGAAGGTCGTCGGGCCGCTGATGCGGGCCACGGGACGGATCATCGGCACCGTCTGGAACGGCATCAGAAAAGCCATCGAGCCCGTCGCCAAATGGATCGGCGAGGCCATTCCCAAGGTGTTCAGAGGCGTCAAGGACGCGCTCTCCAACACCTGGAAAGGCCTTTCGGGCATCGCCCAGAAGGCATTCGACGGGATCAAGGGCGCGGTCAAGGGACCGCTCAACGCCGTGATCGACCTCATCAACCTCGCCATCGGCAAGCTCAACGGCATCAAGGTGTCGATCCCCGGCTGGGTGCCGCTCGTCGGCGGCAAGACGTTCGGCGTCAGCCTGCCGAGGATCCCGCGCCTGGCCGAGGGCGGCGTCGTCATGCCGCGCAGCGGCGGTGTGCCGACGATCGTCGCGGAGGCGGGCGAGGCCGAGGCCGTGCTGCCGCTGTCCAAGCTGGACCGGCTGCTGGCCCGTACGGCCGCGCAGGCCCGTGCCACCGCGCGGGCGACGGCGGCACAGGGCGGCGGCGACGGGTTCCGCATCGAGAACTACTACGCGGCGCGGGACAGCGACCCGCGCCGGACGGCCGCCGCGCTGATGTTCCTGGCCAAGGCCCGTGGCTGA
- a CDS encoding DUF3592 domain-containing protein, translating to MLLVLGGVLFIASAPIAVMTLVFGRQDRRLRKKGVTGTAVCTERIHRDSSTPVYVSCRFSPGGSREVDATVVSPRPAPRVGESFTVVYDPADPAVAQSEDGLRHPFASVVTVCSTGVLVAGLLLGGAGALYEL from the coding sequence GTGCTTCTGGTCCTGGGCGGAGTCCTGTTCATCGCTTCCGCGCCGATAGCCGTCATGACGCTCGTCTTCGGCCGCCAGGACAGACGGCTGAGGAAGAAGGGCGTCACCGGGACGGCGGTCTGCACGGAGCGCATCCACCGGGACTCCTCGACGCCCGTCTACGTCTCCTGCCGCTTCTCCCCCGGCGGGTCCCGGGAGGTGGACGCCACGGTCGTGTCGCCCCGGCCCGCCCCGCGGGTGGGTGAGTCCTTCACCGTGGTCTACGACCCCGCGGATCCGGCGGTCGCCCAGAGCGAGGACGGGCTGCGGCACCCGTTCGCCTCGGTGGTGACGGTGTGCTCGACGGGCGTCCTGGTGGCCGGTCTGCTGCTCGGCGGCGCCGGGGCGCTCTACGAGCTGTAG
- a CDS encoding phage tail protein — MAGSKGSEIRVAGTGRILVADLNKPAPATIDATWGPDWVDLGYTTTDGIKFNKKDKIDPVDTWQSVSPARFIFSDRDLTVKFQLLQMNKDTLSFFMGGDKAAPLTGNPAPADQFSFGLQASPKQDERQLGIEFVDGKDITYRFVIPRGQVTETEEIALTRTGAIKLGVTFTALAIEDGKTPLATILMKDKAYA; from the coding sequence ATGGCAGGCAGCAAGGGTTCCGAGATCCGCGTGGCCGGCACCGGCCGCATCCTGGTCGCCGACCTCAACAAGCCGGCCCCGGCCACCATCGACGCCACCTGGGGCCCCGACTGGGTCGACCTGGGCTACACCACCACCGACGGCATCAAGTTCAACAAGAAGGACAAGATCGACCCGGTGGACACCTGGCAGTCGGTGAGCCCGGCGCGGTTCATCTTCTCCGACCGGGACCTGACCGTGAAGTTCCAGCTGCTCCAGATGAACAAGGACACGCTGTCGTTCTTCATGGGCGGCGACAAGGCCGCGCCCCTGACCGGGAACCCGGCCCCGGCCGACCAGTTCAGCTTCGGCCTCCAGGCCTCCCCCAAGCAGGACGAGCGGCAGCTCGGCATCGAGTTCGTCGACGGTAAGGACATCACCTACCGGTTCGTGATCCCGCGCGGCCAGGTCACCGAGACCGAGGAGATCGCGCTGACCCGCACCGGTGCCATCAAGCTCGGTGTCACCTTCACCGCGCTGGCCATCGAGGACGGCAAGACGCCGCTCGCCACGATCCTCATGAAGGACAAGGCGTACGCGTAA
- a CDS encoding helix-turn-helix domain-containing protein: MTAGLLTAEPAALEVGVSTATVRKWVQQGHLRAVGKRGRAQLFRLEDIFAAERNTRRAYERTHAGGRTHPRGR; the protein is encoded by the coding sequence ATGACCGCCGGACTGCTGACGGCCGAGCCGGCCGCGCTGGAGGTCGGGGTGTCCACCGCGACCGTACGGAAGTGGGTGCAGCAGGGACACCTGCGAGCCGTGGGGAAGCGGGGGCGCGCACAGCTGTTCCGCCTGGAGGACATCTTCGCGGCCGAACGGAACACCCGGCGCGCGTACGAACGCACACACGCGGGCGGACGTACGCACCCGCGCGGACGATGA
- a CDS encoding helix-turn-helix domain-containing protein, translating to MKDTLEEFAAWMEGLMRSRGYDIDHPRGGGRSRIADDAGVHRAAVTRLLQRQSMPDLATMRGLARALDVPVRDVLIKSGKLTEADLPLPVTYAQNRAADSRGITLEEAAELLGIPDERRALFLQVAAPFLPSGEGNAQRRKAAGHG from the coding sequence ATGAAGGACACCCTTGAGGAGTTCGCAGCCTGGATGGAGGGCCTGATGAGGTCCCGCGGCTACGACATCGATCATCCCCGAGGCGGCGGCCGGTCCCGGATCGCCGACGACGCCGGGGTCCACCGCGCGGCCGTCACCCGGCTGCTGCAACGCCAGAGCATGCCGGATCTGGCCACCATGCGCGGGCTGGCACGGGCCCTGGACGTCCCCGTGCGGGACGTGCTGATCAAGTCCGGCAAACTGACGGAAGCCGATCTGCCGCTACCCGTGACGTACGCTCAGAACAGGGCAGCGGACAGCCGGGGGATCACTCTGGAGGAGGCCGCCGAACTCCTCGGGATCCCCGATGAGCGGCGCGCGCTCTTCCTCCAAGTGGCGGCACCGTTCCTGCCGTCGGGGGAGGGGAACGCTCAGCGACGGAAGGCAGCAGGCCACGGCTGA
- a CDS encoding MBL fold metallo-hydrolase — protein MTSATDLPGRPREGAPGGPATARATCVLAPNPSAMTLDGTNTWIVAEPDSDLAVVIDPGPLDETHLRAVVATAEAAGKRVALTLLSHGHPDHSDGAARFAELTGTRVRALDPALRLGGEGLGVGDVITTGGLELHVISTPGHTADSLCFHLPADRALLSGDTVLGRGTTVVAHPDGRLGDYLDSLRRLRALVVEEGVELVLPAHGPVLTDARGAIDYYLVHRAKRLAQVETAVESGYRTPAEVVAHVYADVDRSLWPAAELSVRAQLDYLGEHGLI, from the coding sequence ATGACATCCGCGACCGATCTCCCCGGCCGGCCCCGCGAGGGCGCGCCCGGCGGTCCCGCGACCGCCCGGGCCACCTGCGTGCTCGCGCCCAACCCCTCCGCGATGACGCTCGACGGCACCAACACCTGGATCGTCGCCGAACCCGACTCCGACCTCGCTGTCGTCATCGACCCCGGCCCGCTCGACGAGACCCACCTCCGGGCCGTCGTCGCCACCGCCGAGGCCGCGGGCAAGCGGGTGGCCCTCACCCTCCTCAGCCACGGCCACCCCGACCACTCGGACGGCGCGGCCCGCTTCGCGGAGCTCACCGGGACGCGGGTGCGGGCACTGGACCCGGCGCTGCGCCTGGGGGGCGAGGGCCTCGGCGTGGGGGACGTGATCACCACCGGTGGCCTGGAGCTGCACGTCATCTCCACCCCCGGCCACACCGCGGACTCCCTGTGCTTCCACCTCCCCGCCGACCGGGCACTGCTCAGCGGTGACACGGTCCTGGGCCGCGGCACCACCGTCGTCGCCCATCCCGACGGGCGGCTCGGCGACTACCTGGACTCGCTGCGCCGGCTGCGGGCGCTCGTCGTCGAGGAGGGGGTGGAGCTGGTGCTGCCCGCGCACGGGCCCGTGCTGACCGACGCCCGGGGCGCCATCGACTACTACCTCGTCCACCGGGCGAAGCGGCTCGCGCAGGTGGAGACCGCCGTGGAGAGCGGCTACCGCACACCGGCCGAGGTGGTCGCCCACGTCTACGCGGACGTCGACCGGTCGCTGTGGCCCGCGGCGGAGCTGTCCGTACGGGCGCAGCTGGACTATCTGGGGGAGCACGGGCTGATCTGA
- a CDS encoding NUDIX hydrolase, whose protein sequence is MSTSNGQWYPPEWPDRIRALTNGELQPAAPRRAATVLLLRDGADGPAVHMLRRRASMAFAGGAYAYPGGSVDPRDARDVPWAGPSRELWAARLDVDAAVAQAIVCAAVRETFEEAGVLLAGPTPGTVVADTTDAGWEADRAALVSRELAFGDFLDRRGLVLRSDLLGGWARWITPEFEPRRYDTWFFVAALPEGQRTRNASTEADRVEWIRPAEAAAGYDRGELLMMPPTISTLRSLLPYGSVEEALAAAGDRDLTPVLARARLVEGEIVLSWPGHDEFTKHVAAHHTVPGPSEADS, encoded by the coding sequence ATGTCGACTTCGAACGGCCAGTGGTACCCGCCGGAGTGGCCGGACCGGATCAGAGCGCTCACGAACGGCGAGCTCCAGCCCGCGGCACCGCGCCGCGCGGCCACGGTACTGCTGCTCCGTGACGGGGCGGACGGCCCCGCCGTCCACATGCTGCGCAGACGCGCCTCCATGGCCTTCGCCGGAGGCGCGTACGCGTATCCGGGCGGCTCGGTCGACCCGCGGGACGCGCGCGACGTGCCCTGGGCCGGGCCCTCGCGCGAGCTGTGGGCCGCGCGCCTGGACGTGGACGCCGCCGTGGCCCAGGCCATCGTCTGCGCGGCCGTCCGGGAGACCTTCGAGGAGGCGGGCGTGCTGCTGGCCGGGCCCACGCCCGGCACCGTCGTCGCGGACACCACCGACGCCGGCTGGGAGGCCGACCGCGCCGCCCTGGTCAGCCGGGAGCTGGCCTTCGGCGACTTCCTCGACCGGCGCGGCCTGGTCCTGCGCAGCGACCTCCTCGGCGGCTGGGCCCGCTGGATCACCCCCGAGTTCGAGCCCCGCCGCTACGACACCTGGTTCTTCGTGGCCGCCCTCCCGGAGGGGCAGCGCACCCGCAACGCCTCCACGGAGGCCGACCGCGTCGAGTGGATCCGCCCGGCCGAGGCCGCGGCCGGCTACGACCGGGGCGAGCTGCTGATGATGCCGCCCACCATCTCCACGCTGCGGTCCCTCCTGCCTTACGGCTCGGTGGAGGAAGCCCTCGCCGCTGCGGGTGACCGGGATCTCACGCCCGTACTCGCGCGAGCGCGCCTCGTCGAGGGCGAGATCGTGCTGAGCTGGCCGGGGCACGACGAATTCACCAAGCACGTGGCCGCCCACCACACCGTCCCGGGACCCTCGGAGGCCGACTCATGA
- a CDS encoding RidA family protein: protein MSAVEARLAELGLTLPDVVPPLAAYQPAVRSGAYVYTAGQLPMVKGSIPVTGKVGAEVSAEQAKELAGICALNGLAAVKSVVGDLDKIVRVVKVVGFVASAPDFTGQPGVLNGTSELLGEIFGEKGVHARSAVGVAVLPLDAPVEVEFLVEVRD, encoded by the coding sequence GTGAGCGCCGTCGAGGCCCGGCTGGCCGAGCTCGGCCTGACGCTGCCGGACGTCGTGCCGCCGCTGGCCGCCTACCAGCCGGCCGTGCGCAGTGGCGCGTACGTCTACACCGCGGGCCAGCTGCCGATGGTCAAGGGCTCCATCCCCGTGACCGGCAAGGTCGGTGCCGAGGTCAGCGCCGAGCAGGCCAAGGAGCTCGCGGGGATCTGCGCGCTCAACGGCCTGGCCGCGGTGAAGTCCGTCGTCGGTGACCTCGACAAGATCGTCCGGGTGGTGAAGGTCGTCGGCTTCGTCGCCTCCGCCCCGGACTTCACCGGCCAGCCGGGTGTCCTCAACGGCACCAGCGAGCTGCTGGGTGAGATCTTCGGCGAGAAGGGCGTGCACGCGCGCTCCGCCGTGGGTGTCGCGGTGCTGCCGCTGGACGCGCCGGTCGAGGTCGAGTTCCTGGTCGAGGTCCGGGACTGA
- a CDS encoding DUF4177 domain-containing protein, which yields MTKWEYATVPLLVHATKQILDTWGEDGWELVQVVPGPNNPEQLVAYLKREKA from the coding sequence ATGACCAAGTGGGAATACGCGACCGTGCCGCTGCTCGTACACGCGACCAAGCAGATTCTGGACACCTGGGGCGAGGACGGCTGGGAGCTCGTCCAGGTCGTTCCCGGCCCGAACAACCCGGAGCAGCTGGTGGCCTACCTCAAGCGGGAGAAGGCGTGA
- a CDS encoding ArsA family ATPase, whose amino-acid sequence MSRLHVVSGKGGTGKTTVAAALALALAAEGRRTLLVEVEGRQGIAQLFETEALPYEERRIAVAPGGGGEVFALAIDAERALLDYLQMFYKLGSAGRALKKLGAIDFATTIAPGLRDVLLTGKACEAVRRKDRAGRFVYDHVIMDAPPTGRITRFLNVNDEVAGLARIGPIHNQAQAVMRVLKSPETAVHLVTLLEEMPVQETVDGIAELRAAQLPVGGIVINMVRPEILDEAAVEVAANGARAEVAETLRYALERTGLGGARHTGLAESLVDPLVAQAREHTERLALERSGRTEIAGLGLATYELELLGDGMDLAGLYRMARELRKQGVAR is encoded by the coding sequence ATGAGCAGGCTCCATGTCGTCAGCGGCAAGGGCGGAACCGGCAAGACCACGGTGGCCGCGGCCCTCGCGCTCGCCCTCGCCGCCGAGGGCAGACGCACCCTTCTGGTCGAGGTCGAAGGACGGCAGGGCATCGCCCAGCTCTTCGAGACCGAGGCGCTGCCCTACGAGGAACGCAGGATCGCCGTCGCCCCGGGCGGCGGTGGCGAGGTCTTCGCCCTGGCGATCGACGCCGAGCGGGCGCTCCTCGACTACCTCCAGATGTTCTACAAGCTCGGCAGCGCCGGGCGCGCGCTGAAGAAGCTCGGCGCGATCGACTTCGCGACGACCATCGCCCCGGGCCTGCGGGACGTCCTCCTTACGGGCAAGGCGTGCGAAGCCGTCCGCCGTAAGGATCGCGCGGGCCGTTTCGTCTACGACCACGTGATCATGGACGCGCCGCCCACCGGCCGCATCACCCGCTTCCTCAACGTCAACGACGAGGTCGCCGGCCTGGCCCGGATCGGCCCCATCCACAATCAGGCGCAGGCCGTGATGCGGGTGCTCAAGTCGCCGGAGACGGCGGTGCACTTGGTGACCCTCCTGGAGGAGATGCCGGTGCAGGAGACCGTGGACGGCATCGCGGAGCTGCGCGCGGCCCAGCTGCCGGTGGGCGGCATCGTGATCAACATGGTGCGCCCGGAGATCCTCGACGAGGCCGCCGTGGAGGTCGCCGCGAACGGCGCCCGCGCGGAGGTCGCCGAGACCCTCCGGTACGCCCTGGAGCGGACGGGTCTCGGCGGCGCCCGTCACACGGGCCTCGCCGAGTCGCTGGTCGACCCGCTGGTGGCCCAGGCCCGCGAGCACACCGAGCGGCTCGCCCTGGAGCGCAGCGGCCGCACCGAGATCGCCGGGCTCGGCCTGGCCACGTACGAGCTGGAGCTGCTCGGCGACGGCATGGACCTGGCGGGGCTGTACCGCATGGCACGGGAACTGCGGAAGCAAGGAGTGGCGCGTTGA
- a CDS encoding ArsA family ATPase, producing the protein MPDPGNGLDRAAVLDIDPVLDNPRTRIVVCCGSGGVGKTTTAAALGLRAAERGRRVVVLTIDPARRLAQSIGIDALDNVPRRVPGTDTSAGGELHAMMLDMKRTFDEIVEAHADAERARAILENPFYQSLSAGFAGTQEYMAMEKLGQLRARDEWDLIVVDTPPSRSALDFLDAPGRLGSFLDGKFIKVLMAPAKLGGRAGMKFLGVGMSVMSGPLNKLMGAQLLRDVQTFVAAMDTMFGGFRTRADATYRLLQAPGTAFLVVAAPERDALREAAYFVERLAAERMPLAGLVLNRVHGSGAARLPADRALAAAEALLDGVGGQPAGRVPAPAAPPGEGAGGTGEATASGNTSGNTRRTSDTSENLGGGGIVDRDSGQAGSRTVDAPGTGTPTVPHPSEGTPESTPESRGLPQPASPGDSTARLTAGLLRLHAERMRVLARERRTRDRFTALHPEVAVAEVTALPGDVHDLAGLRTIGELLAAQPAAATVESTAARTVDAVGTSDGDTGQ; encoded by the coding sequence CTGCCGGACCCGGGGAACGGCCTCGACAGGGCCGCCGTCCTCGACATCGACCCCGTACTGGACAACCCCCGCACCCGCATCGTGGTGTGCTGCGGCTCGGGCGGCGTCGGCAAGACCACGACCGCGGCGGCGCTCGGTCTCCGCGCGGCCGAGCGCGGGCGGAGGGTCGTCGTCCTCACCATCGACCCGGCCCGCAGGCTCGCCCAGTCGATAGGCATCGACGCCCTGGACAATGTGCCGCGCCGGGTCCCCGGGACGGACACCTCCGCGGGCGGCGAGCTGCACGCCATGATGCTCGACATGAAGCGGACCTTCGACGAGATCGTCGAAGCGCACGCCGACGCGGAGCGTGCCCGCGCCATCCTGGAGAACCCCTTCTACCAGTCCCTGTCGGCCGGCTTCGCGGGCACGCAGGAGTACATGGCCATGGAGAAGCTCGGCCAGCTCCGCGCCCGCGACGAGTGGGACCTGATCGTCGTCGACACCCCGCCGAGCCGCTCCGCGCTGGACTTCCTGGACGCCCCGGGCCGCCTGGGGTCCTTCCTGGACGGGAAGTTCATCAAGGTGCTGATGGCCCCCGCGAAGCTGGGCGGCCGGGCGGGGATGAAGTTCCTGGGCGTCGGCATGTCGGTGATGAGCGGCCCCCTCAACAAACTGATGGGTGCCCAGCTGCTGCGTGACGTACAAACCTTCGTGGCCGCGATGGACACCATGTTCGGCGGATTCCGTACCCGCGCCGACGCCACGTACCGGCTGCTCCAGGCGCCCGGGACGGCCTTCCTCGTCGTCGCGGCGCCGGAGCGGGACGCCCTGCGCGAGGCGGCGTACTTCGTGGAGCGGCTGGCCGCGGAACGGATGCCGCTGGCGGGGCTGGTGCTCAACCGGGTGCACGGCAGCGGGGCCGCGCGGCTCCCCGCGGACCGGGCGCTGGCCGCCGCGGAGGCGCTGCTGGACGGCGTCGGAGGACAGCCCGCGGGCCGCGTCCCGGCCCCGGCCGCGCCCCCGGGAGAAGGGGCCGGCGGGACCGGGGAAGCGACGGCCTCGGGGAACACCTCGGGGAATACAAGGCGTACATCGGATACGTCAGAAAATCTTGGCGGCGGCGGCATTGTGGATCGTGACAGCGGGCAAGCTGGCTCACGTACCGTTGACGCCCCGGGCACCGGCACTCCCACGGTCCCGCACCCTTCCGAGGGCACTCCCGAAAGCACTCCTGAGAGCAGGGGCCTCCCCCAGCCCGCCTCGCCAGGAGACTCCACCGCACGGCTGACCGCCGGTCTGCTCCGGCTGCACGCCGAGCGGATGCGGGTGCTCGCACGCGAGCGCCGCACGCGTGACCGCTTCACCGCTCTGCACCCCGAGGTCGCGGTCGCGGAGGTCACCGCCCTGCCGGGTGATGTGCACGACCTGGCGGGACTGCGGACGATCGGCGAACTGCTCGCCGCGCAGCCCGCTGCCGCGACCGTGGAGAGCACCGCCGCGCGCACCGTCGACGCCGTGGGCACGTCGGACGGTGACACCGGGCAGTGA
- a CDS encoding WhiB family transcriptional regulator, which yields MGWVTDWSAQAACRTTDPDELFVQGAAQNRAKAVCTGCPVRTECLADALDNRVEFGVWGGMTERERRALLRRRPTVTSWRRLLETARTEYERGAGILPLGDEEYGAYAAVG from the coding sequence ATGGGCTGGGTAACCGACTGGAGTGCGCAGGCAGCCTGCCGCACTACCGATCCGGATGAACTATTCGTTCAGGGCGCAGCGCAGAACAGGGCCAAGGCGGTATGCACCGGGTGCCCGGTGCGCACCGAGTGCCTCGCGGACGCGCTGGACAACCGCGTGGAGTTCGGCGTGTGGGGCGGCATGACGGAGCGTGAGCGGCGTGCGCTGCTGCGCCGCCGCCCGACGGTGACCTCCTGGCGCAGGCTCCTGGAGACCGCCCGCACGGAATACGAGCGGGGCGCCGGCATCCTGCCGCTGGGCGACGAGGAGTACGGCGCGTACGCCGCGGTCGGCTGA